In Gadus chalcogrammus isolate NIFS_2021 chromosome 11, NIFS_Gcha_1.0, whole genome shotgun sequence, a single window of DNA contains:
- the LOC130392566 gene encoding apolipoprotein C-II-like gives MNKTLIIAVMVTLLALSAESFRMPRQAVEEEAGSLTKITDTIKSYYDGSVNTASGYIDNIRGMKLEEKVKGIYEDTTLVVSTYFGIMQDQMYFILYPQQ, from the exons ATGAACAAAACGCTCATCATCGCCGTCATGGTGACACTCCTTGCTCTCA GTGCTGAGAGCTTCCGTATGCCCAGGCAGGCagtggaggaagaggcaggGTCCCTGACCAAGATCACAGACACCATCAAGTCCTACTATGACGGCTCTGTTAACACCGCCTCGGGTTACATTGACAACATCAGAGGCATGAAGCTGGAGGAGAAAGTCAA GGGCATCTACGAAGACACCACTCTGGTGGTCAGCACGTACTTCGGCATCATGCAGGACCAGATGTACTTCATCCTGTACCCACAGCAGTAA